One region of Olleya sp. Hel_I_94 genomic DNA includes:
- a CDS encoding T9SS type A sorting domain-containing protein — MKKLYFLILTILITSVSFAQEAVITGYADSPCSGASGRTVEIYVNGMIDFTGWNLQRQSNGGGFGSNMDLSSLGTLTNTFAYITNDAAVLSTEFGITTNVVSNSGISSNGDDGFQLVDASMTVIDRFGEDGVDGSNTAWEHVDTYYYRVDGIPANAGVFDPLDFTFGTQNLLDGEGTCNGGAALSTIVPFGSYTTTVNTTPTVNIIGSVSSLDYFEGNGPSTEQSFNVSGLNLTQDITVTAPANFEVADAAAGPYGSSTTVFQIGGTATTTTVYVRLTSELSASTYTGDITASSMGTTDATLALTGTVSPAIPQFSVFGTPDALNYAVGSGPSNEDSISVEGLFLTNDITVTAPINFEVSLTSGTGFSNSVTVPQVSGTVANTEVFVRLASGLSVNSYAGDITISSAPAANQTVAITGNVFGAATNALVLVGAYDGPLSGGTPKGIELMALADISDLSVFGISSVTNGGGSSAGNVEYNFPADAITAGTRIFLTTDATNFTSFFGFAPTYTNAVVGINGDDAIELYEGATIIDTFGTVDCDPNASGTTCPEWDHLDGWGYRVNNTGPDGTFVLANWTFSGANQLEGGTTNDATTVPYPIATYTNNALSVDTFDKVNFNIYPNPTNSGFVNITTKANTAVNVTVYDVLGKQVLSKTLNNNTLDVTSLTTGVYILKLNQNGTSTTKRLIVE, encoded by the coding sequence ATGAAAAAACTTTACTTTTTAATTTTAACAATTTTAATAACTTCAGTGTCTTTTGCACAAGAAGCAGTTATTACAGGTTATGCTGACTCACCATGCTCTGGAGCTTCTGGTAGAACTGTAGAAATCTATGTAAACGGAATGATTGACTTTACAGGATGGAATTTACAAAGACAATCTAATGGTGGCGGATTTGGTTCTAACATGGACCTTTCCAGTTTAGGTACACTTACTAATACTTTTGCATACATTACAAATGATGCAGCAGTTTTATCTACTGAATTTGGTATTACTACAAATGTTGTATCGAATTCTGGTATCAGCAGTAATGGTGATGATGGTTTTCAATTAGTGGACGCATCGATGACTGTTATAGATAGATTTGGAGAAGATGGTGTAGATGGATCAAATACAGCTTGGGAACATGTAGACACTTATTATTACAGAGTTGATGGTATACCTGCCAATGCTGGAGTATTTGACCCATTAGATTTTACTTTTGGAACACAAAATCTATTAGATGGTGAGGGTACTTGTAATGGAGGTGCTGCTTTAAGCACCATTGTACCATTTGGAAGTTATACAACTACAGTCAATACAACACCAACTGTAAATATTATTGGTAGTGTTTCTAGCCTAGATTATTTTGAGGGTAACGGTCCATCTACAGAACAATCTTTTAACGTATCTGGTTTAAATTTAACACAAGACATTACTGTTACTGCTCCAGCAAACTTTGAAGTTGCAGATGCTGCTGCAGGACCTTATGGTTCATCTACGACTGTTTTTCAAATTGGTGGTACTGCCACAACAACAACTGTATATGTTAGATTAACTTCGGAACTTAGCGCAAGCACTTATACAGGAGATATTACAGCTTCATCAATGGGTACAACTGATGCTACTTTAGCGTTAACAGGAACAGTTAGTCCTGCTATACCTCAATTTAGTGTTTTTGGTACTCCAGACGCCTTAAATTATGCTGTTGGTTCTGGACCATCTAATGAGGACTCAATATCTGTAGAAGGCTTATTTTTAACAAATGATATTACTGTTACTGCTCCAATAAATTTTGAAGTATCATTAACATCAGGAACAGGTTTTTCAAATTCTGTCACAGTACCTCAAGTTTCTGGTACAGTTGCAAACACTGAAGTATTTGTAAGATTAGCTTCTGGTTTATCTGTAAATAGTTACGCTGGAGATATTACAATATCTTCTGCTCCTGCTGCTAACCAAACAGTTGCAATTACTGGTAATGTATTTGGAGCTGCAACTAACGCTTTAGTTTTAGTTGGAGCCTATGATGGTCCTTTAAGTGGTGGTACACCAAAAGGTATTGAATTAATGGCATTAGCAGATATTTCTGATCTTAGTGTTTTCGGAATAAGCTCTGTAACCAATGGTGGTGGCTCTTCTGCTGGTAATGTTGAATATAATTTTCCTGCTGATGCAATAACTGCAGGAACTAGAATATTTTTAACAACTGATGCTACAAACTTTACAAGCTTTTTTGGTTTTGCACCAACTTACACTAATGCTGTTGTAGGTATTAATGGAGATGATGCAATTGAATTATACGAAGGAGCTACAATTATCGACACTTTTGGAACTGTTGATTGTGATCCTAATGCTAGCGGAACGACATGTCCTGAATGGGATCATTTAGATGGTTGGGGTTACAGAGTAAATAATACTGGACCTGATGGAACATTTGTATTAGCAAACTGGACTTTTAGTGGTGCTAACCAATTAGAAGGAGGTACAACTAATGATGCAACAACTGTACCTTACCCAATAGCAACTTATACTAACAACGCTTTATCAGTAGACACTTTTGACAAAGTTAACTTTAACATCTATCCAAATCCAACAAATTCAGGATTTGTAAACATTACAACTAAAGCAAATACTGCTGTTAATGTTACTGTATATGATGTATTAGGAAAGCAAGTTTTATCTAAAACACTTAACAACAATACATTAGACGTTACTAGTTTAACTACTGGTGTTTACATATTAAAATTAAACCAAAACGGAACCTCTACTACTAAGCGATTAATAGTAGAATAA
- a CDS encoding dihydroorotase, whose product MQNKKTLIKNAKIVNEGTIFNGDILIEGQFITKIDHSISPKSADVNVFDAEGKYVIPGAIDDQVHFREPGLTHKANIETESRAAIAGGITSFIEMPNTNPQTTTIEKLDEKFAIAAKKSWANYSFMFGGTNDNLEEILKVNKKEVAGLKLFLGSSTGNMLVDNPEVLEKIFNSTDLLISVHCEDEATIQKNLDIYKERYGDDIPVNFHPIIRSEEACYISSSKAIELAKKTGARLHVFHLSTGKETELFDNKVPLKDKKITAEVCIHHLWFSDKDYDEKGTLIKWNPAVKTEKDREQLLKALLDDKIDVIATDHAPHTFEEKSNVYTSAPSGGPLVQHALPALLEMYHDGDISIEKIVEKFCHNPAILFEVEKRGYIREGYFADLVVVDLNNPWTVKKDNILYKCGWSPFEGTTFKSRITHTFVNGGLAYKNFKFYDTNYAQRLTFNR is encoded by the coding sequence ATGCAAAACAAGAAGACACTTATTAAAAATGCAAAAATCGTTAATGAAGGCACAATTTTTAATGGTGATATATTAATCGAAGGTCAGTTTATTACAAAAATAGACCATTCTATTAGCCCAAAATCTGCAGATGTTAATGTTTTTGACGCAGAGGGTAAATATGTCATTCCAGGAGCAATTGATGATCAAGTGCATTTTAGAGAACCAGGATTAACGCACAAAGCAAATATAGAGACTGAGTCTAGAGCTGCTATTGCTGGTGGAATTACCTCTTTTATCGAGATGCCAAACACTAATCCACAAACAACAACTATTGAAAAGCTAGACGAGAAATTTGCAATTGCTGCTAAAAAATCATGGGCTAACTATTCCTTTATGTTTGGTGGTACTAATGACAATTTAGAAGAAATTTTAAAAGTAAATAAAAAGGAAGTTGCAGGTCTAAAACTATTTTTAGGATCGTCAACGGGTAATATGCTTGTTGATAATCCAGAGGTTTTAGAAAAAATATTTAACAGTACAGATTTATTAATTTCTGTGCATTGTGAGGACGAAGCAACCATCCAAAAAAACTTAGATATTTATAAGGAACGTTATGGAGATGACATTCCTGTAAATTTTCATCCTATAATTAGAAGTGAGGAAGCATGCTATATTTCTTCTTCTAAAGCTATAGAATTAGCTAAAAAGACAGGAGCACGTTTACATGTGTTTCATTTATCTACAGGTAAGGAAACCGAATTGTTTGACAATAAAGTACCTTTAAAAGATAAAAAAATTACTGCAGAGGTTTGTATACATCACCTGTGGTTTAGCGATAAAGATTATGACGAGAAAGGCACGCTAATTAAATGGAATCCTGCGGTTAAAACCGAAAAAGATCGCGAGCAACTACTTAAAGCCTTGTTAGATGACAAGATAGACGTTATTGCTACAGATCATGCACCACATACCTTTGAAGAAAAATCAAACGTATACACATCTGCACCATCTGGAGGTCCTTTAGTACAGCATGCATTACCAGCATTGCTAGAAATGTATCATGATGGTGATATCTCTATTGAGAAGATTGTAGAAAAATTTTGCCATAATCCAGCTATTTTATTTGAAGTAGAAAAACGTGGATATATCAGAGAAGGCTATTTTGCAGACCTAGTTGTTGTAGATTTAAACAACCCTTGGACTGTTAAAAAGGATAATATTTTATATAAATGTGGATGGTCTCCTTTTGAGGGTACAACATTTAAATCTAGGATTACTCATACGTTTGTAAATGGTGGTTTAGCTTATAAAAACTTTAAGTTTTATGATACTAACTACGCACAACGCTTAACCTTTAATAGATAG
- a CDS encoding T9SS type A sorting domain-containing protein, with protein sequence MKKIYFLLFTLTSVFTASAQLQAGDIAFTGYNSDTPDSFSFVTFVDMPAGTQIEFTDNGWQAAGGFRANEGTFVWTSPNSVLTAGTVVTFTDIAADAVTHGTYTNSNVNLSASGDQVFAYDPGNVPNGTNVSGFYAGIQMNGDWDSDSTSSNTSALPSTANANFIALDPEADSGFYDCSTTTGDVDTLKAAINNPANWITSQAYQNLTACTFVIPTLSTTTFKQSEFSVFPNPTSNGFVNIKTANNQPVAVVAYDVLGKQVLNTTLTTSRLNVSNLKAGVYILKLTQNGATTTKKLVIE encoded by the coding sequence ATGAAAAAAATTTACTTTTTACTTTTTACTTTAACTAGCGTCTTTACTGCAAGTGCTCAACTTCAAGCAGGAGATATAGCGTTTACTGGTTATAACTCTGATACTCCAGATAGTTTTTCTTTTGTAACTTTTGTAGATATGCCTGCAGGAACCCAAATAGAATTTACTGACAATGGTTGGCAAGCAGCAGGAGGTTTTAGAGCGAATGAAGGAACATTTGTTTGGACATCTCCTAATAGTGTTTTAACAGCTGGTACAGTTGTGACATTTACTGATATTGCAGCTGATGCAGTAACACACGGAACATACACAAATAGTAATGTTAATTTGTCTGCAAGTGGTGACCAAGTTTTTGCTTATGACCCAGGTAATGTACCTAACGGAACTAATGTCTCTGGTTTTTATGCTGGTATACAAATGAATGGTGATTGGGACTCAGATTCAACGAGTTCTAACACATCTGCATTACCAAGTACTGCTAATGCAAACTTTATAGCTTTAGACCCAGAAGCAGACAGTGGTTTTTATGATTGCTCAACTACTACTGGAGATGTAGATACATTAAAAGCTGCTATAAATAATCCTGCTAATTGGATTACTAGTCAAGCTTATCAAAACCTAACAGCTTGTACATTTGTTATTCCAACACTATCAACAACAACTTTTAAACAATCAGAATTCTCAGTATTCCCTAATCCAACGTCTAACGGATTTGTAAATATCAAAACTGCAAACAACCAGCCAGTTGCTGTTGTTGCTTATGATGTTTTAGGAAAGCAAGTATTAAACACAACATTAACGACTAGTCGTTTAAACGTGTCTAATTTAAAAGCTGGTGTTTACATTTTAAAATTAACGCAAAATGGAGCGACTACTACTAAAAAATTAGTAATAGAATAA
- a CDS encoding sensor histidine kinase, translating to MGLFLYTFYIVDVGQLLLFAFATFSVSFLITQFRVEKFIYKRINKIYKDLTLLEAVSFSKKSITTDMATLTKQIDQYAKNKKLEIETLKVREEYRKEFMGNISHELKTPLFTVQGYLETLLDGAMNDKNVAEKYLERANKGVERLIYIVKDLDMITKLEVGDLSLNVDTFDIVALVQSVFELLEMKAAKKKITLTFDMDYKYPIMVKGDEERIQQVLTNLIVNSIKYGREKGTTEISIEKLIKNKVIVRVTDNGEGIEKKHISRLFERFYRVDKSGSRKEGGSGLGLAIVKHIIEAHDEKIYVESEFNIGSEFSFTLEKAKTTP from the coding sequence ATGGGTTTGTTTTTATATACGTTTTATATTGTGGACGTAGGACAATTGCTGCTTTTTGCTTTCGCAACCTTTAGCGTCTCGTTTTTAATAACACAGTTTAGGGTAGAAAAATTTATCTATAAACGTATTAACAAAATTTACAAAGATCTTACCCTTTTAGAAGCAGTTAGTTTTAGTAAAAAAAGCATCACTACAGACATGGCTACGCTGACCAAACAGATAGACCAATATGCTAAAAACAAAAAACTAGAAATTGAAACACTTAAAGTAAGAGAAGAATACCGTAAGGAGTTTATGGGTAATATTTCCCATGAGCTTAAAACACCATTATTTACAGTACAAGGCTATCTAGAAACATTGTTAGATGGTGCTATGAATGACAAAAATGTAGCAGAAAAATATTTAGAAAGAGCCAATAAAGGTGTGGAGCGACTAATCTATATTGTTAAGGATTTGGACATGATAACCAAACTTGAAGTTGGAGATTTAAGTCTAAACGTCGATACTTTTGATATTGTGGCGCTAGTGCAAAGCGTTTTTGAGCTTTTAGAAATGAAGGCAGCCAAGAAAAAAATTACCTTAACCTTTGATATGGATTACAAGTATCCAATAATGGTAAAAGGCGATGAAGAGCGTATACAACAAGTTTTGACCAACTTGATTGTTAATTCTATTAAATATGGACGCGAAAAAGGAACGACCGAAATTAGTATAGAAAAACTAATTAAAAACAAAGTCATTGTCAGAGTAACAGACAATGGAGAAGGGATTGAGAAAAAACATATCTCTAGATTGTTTGAGCGTTTTTACAGAGTCGATAAAAGTGGATCACGTAAAGAAGGTGGTTCTGGTTTAGGACTAGCAATAGTTAAACATATTATTGAGGCACACGACGAAAAAATTTATGTGGAAAGCGAGTTTAATATTGGTAGCGAGTTTTCTTTTACCCTTGAAAAAGCAAAAACAACCCCTTAA
- a CDS encoding response regulator transcription factor encodes MNKKDIKILLVDDEPDILEIVGYNLTNEGYQVVTAKNGLEAVKKAKKEKPQLIILDVMMPEMDGIEACEAIRKIPELSASLITFLTARGEDYSQVAGFDAGADDYITKPIKPKVLVSKVKALLRRLKAEETSKSLMTIGNLVINREEYKIILDGDEIILPRKEFELLSLLASKPNKVFKREDILDRVWGNEVVVGGRTIDVHIRKLREKIGDDSFKTVKGVGYKFVE; translated from the coding sequence ATGAATAAAAAAGACATTAAAATCCTTTTAGTGGATGATGAGCCAGACATTTTAGAAATTGTAGGTTATAATTTAACTAATGAAGGCTATCAAGTAGTTACAGCTAAAAACGGATTAGAAGCAGTCAAAAAAGCTAAAAAAGAAAAGCCACAGCTTATTATTCTAGATGTGATGATGCCAGAAATGGATGGTATAGAAGCGTGTGAAGCTATTAGGAAAATTCCAGAATTAAGCGCATCGCTTATTACGTTTTTAACAGCCAGAGGAGAAGACTACTCGCAAGTGGCTGGATTTGATGCAGGAGCAGATGATTATATTACTAAGCCTATTAAGCCAAAAGTATTGGTTAGTAAGGTTAAAGCATTGTTACGTCGTTTAAAAGCAGAAGAGACTAGTAAGTCTTTAATGACCATTGGTAACCTGGTAATTAATAGAGAGGAATATAAAATTATTCTGGATGGTGACGAGATTATTTTACCAAGAAAAGAATTTGAATTATTATCTTTATTAGCCTCTAAACCTAATAAAGTCTTTAAAAGAGAAGATATTTTAGATCGTGTTTGGGGTAACGAAGTCGTTGTTGGTGGACGTACAATTGACGTACATATAAGAAAACTACGAGAAAAAATTGGCGATGACAGTTTTAAAACCGTCAAAGGTGTTGGTTATAAATTTGTAGAATAA
- a CDS encoding NAD-dependent epimerase/dehydratase family protein, which produces MILVTGGTGLVGAHLLFNLLNENQSVRAIYRNEKKFETVKRIFSYYTDTPDVLFSKIDWVKADLNDIPDLTDAFNGITHVYHCAAFVSFEPNKFELLRKTNIEGTANIVNQCLSNQVIKLCYVSSIAAIGTPTNNAQLITEDTDWNQEFDNSVYAITKYGAELEVWRGTQEGLDAVIVNPGIIIGPGIWNYGSGSLITMINKGMTYYTTGSTGYVDVNDVVSCMVTLMKSNIINERYILVSENLSFKDFIYKTANYLNVVPPKKKATKLLLALGWRLDWIKQKLTGKRRLLSKQTAHSTLSQSQFSNSKITTAIDYNFTSIDISLKQTTLAFARDQAFV; this is translated from the coding sequence ATGATTTTAGTTACAGGAGGAACAGGCTTGGTTGGTGCACACTTATTGTTTAATTTATTAAATGAAAACCAATCTGTACGTGCTATTTATAGAAATGAAAAAAAGTTTGAAACCGTTAAACGCATTTTTAGCTATTATACTGACACACCTGATGTCCTTTTTAGCAAAATTGATTGGGTAAAAGCCGACTTAAACGATATACCAGATTTAACTGACGCTTTTAATGGCATTACCCATGTTTATCATTGTGCTGCTTTTGTGTCTTTTGAACCTAATAAGTTTGAACTACTTAGAAAAACTAATATTGAAGGGACAGCAAATATTGTTAACCAATGTTTATCTAATCAGGTAATAAAACTATGCTATGTCAGCTCCATTGCTGCTATTGGTACACCAACTAATAATGCACAATTAATTACTGAAGATACGGATTGGAATCAGGAATTTGACAATAGTGTTTATGCTATAACCAAGTATGGTGCAGAGCTTGAAGTTTGGCGTGGTACACAAGAAGGCTTGGATGCTGTTATTGTAAATCCTGGAATTATAATTGGTCCTGGAATATGGAATTATGGTAGTGGATCGCTTATTACTATGATAAATAAAGGCATGACCTATTACACTACGGGAAGTACAGGTTACGTGGATGTTAATGATGTTGTAAGTTGTATGGTTACACTTATGAAAAGCAACATTATTAATGAACGCTACATACTGGTATCTGAAAACTTAAGCTTTAAAGACTTTATTTACAAAACTGCCAACTACCTAAATGTAGTCCCTCCAAAAAAGAAAGCCACAAAACTACTATTAGCTTTAGGTTGGCGATTGGATTGGATAAAACAGAAACTTACTGGTAAACGACGCTTGTTGTCTAAACAAACAGCACATTCGACTTTGTCCCAAAGTCAATTTAGTAATAGTAAAATTACAACTGCTATAGATTATAATTTTACAAGTATAGACATTAGTTTAAAACAAACTACTTTGGCGTTTGCACGCGATCAAGCTTTTGTTTAA
- a CDS encoding polyprenol monophosphomannose synthase: protein MQDAVVIIPTYNEIENIEAILSAVFALPKAFDVLVVDDNSPDQTAVKVKALQAEFDNKLFLEVRKEKSGLGTAYIHGFKWALKKHYQYIFEMDADFSHNPTDLIRLYDACRLDNADLAIGSRYVKGVNVVNWPLGRVILSYGASIYVRLITGMRVKDATAGFICYKRQVLEQLNLDQIKFVGYAFQIEMKFKAYLKKFKLVEVPVIFTDRTKGESKLSSSIISEAIFGVISMKIKSLFKSN from the coding sequence ATGCAAGACGCTGTTGTTATAATACCAACATACAACGAAATTGAGAATATAGAAGCTATTTTAAGTGCAGTGTTTGCACTTCCTAAAGCATTTGATGTGTTAGTGGTGGACGATAATTCGCCAGATCAAACCGCTGTTAAGGTTAAAGCATTACAAGCAGAGTTTGACAATAAGCTATTTTTAGAAGTTAGAAAAGAAAAATCTGGGTTAGGTACTGCGTATATACATGGTTTTAAATGGGCTTTAAAAAAGCACTACCAATATATTTTTGAGATGGATGCAGATTTTTCTCATAACCCAACAGATTTAATACGTTTGTATGATGCTTGTCGTTTAGACAATGCAGACTTAGCCATAGGGTCGCGTTATGTAAAAGGTGTCAATGTAGTCAATTGGCCTCTAGGTCGTGTAATATTGTCTTATGGTGCTTCTATTTATGTAAGATTAATTACAGGTATGCGTGTTAAAGACGCTACTGCAGGTTTTATATGTTACAAAAGACAGGTTTTAGAGCAACTAAACTTAGATCAAATAAAGTTTGTTGGCTACGCGTTTCAAATAGAAATGAAATTTAAGGCGTATTTAAAAAAGTTTAAATTAGTAGAAGTCCCAGTCATATTTACTGACAGAACAAAAGGAGAATCTAAATTAAGCTCAAGTATAATATCCGAAGCTATATTTGGTGTTATAAGTATGAAAATTAAAAGTTTATTCAAATCCAATTAA
- a CDS encoding acyl transferase, with the protein MTTTKDIFTIITPEQFKAKALEVFRFQFENNTIYRSFCDLLYINPSDISDLHEIPFLPIQFFKSHQVLSTTNPIETTFSSSGTTGQITSKHLVSDLSVYETSFKLGFKHFYGNVKDYTILALLPNYLEREGSSLVYMVDHLIKDSNKPQSGFYLNNLDQLKDTLIALDHAEEKVLLIGVSFALLDLIDLHTFNLKHTIIMETGGMKGRRKEVIREELHNTLKAGFGVDAIHSEYGMTELLSQAYSKGHGIFNCPPWMRILTRDTEDALTVFNSAKTGGINVIDLANINSCSFIATQDLGKAHDNEDFEIIGRFDNSDIRGCNLMVL; encoded by the coding sequence ATGACTACGACTAAGGACATTTTTACAATTATAACTCCTGAGCAATTTAAGGCAAAAGCCTTAGAGGTGTTTCGTTTTCAGTTTGAAAACAATACAATCTATCGTTCGTTTTGCGACTTACTGTATATTAATCCAAGTGATATCTCAGACTTGCATGAGATTCCGTTTTTACCCATACAATTTTTTAAATCTCATCAGGTATTAAGTACAACTAACCCTATTGAAACTACTTTTTCAAGTAGTGGTACTACAGGACAAATTACCAGTAAGCATTTGGTATCTGACTTAAGCGTGTATGAAACTAGTTTTAAATTAGGTTTTAAGCATTTTTATGGTAATGTAAAAGATTATACCATTTTAGCCTTATTACCTAATTATTTAGAACGCGAAGGCTCCTCTTTAGTTTATATGGTAGACCATTTAATTAAAGACTCCAATAAGCCACAAAGTGGTTTTTACTTAAATAATTTAGACCAATTAAAGGACACACTAATTGCATTGGATCATGCTGAAGAAAAGGTGCTACTTATTGGTGTATCCTTTGCGCTATTAGATTTAATAGATTTGCACACTTTTAACCTTAAACATACTATTATTATGGAAACTGGTGGTATGAAAGGACGTCGTAAAGAAGTGATAAGAGAAGAGTTACACAACACCTTAAAAGCAGGTTTTGGTGTGGATGCAATACATAGCGAGTATGGTATGACAGAGTTATTAAGCCAAGCATACTCCAAAGGACATGGTATTTTTAACTGTCCACCATGGATGCGTATTTTAACTAGAGACACTGAAGATGCTTTAACCGTTTTTAATAGTGCTAAAACTGGTGGTATTAATGTTATTGATTTGGCAAATATAAATTCTTGTAGTTTTATTGCGACCCAAGATTTAGGTAAAGCACATGATAATGAGGACTTTGAAATTATTGGTCGCTTTGATAATAGTGATATTAGAGGCTGTAATTTAATGGTATTGTAA
- the tyrS gene encoding tyrosine--tRNA ligase: MANAFVEELRWRGMVHDIMPGTEAQLDKEMTTAYIGFDPTSDSLHIGSLVPIILLVHLKKAGHKPVALVGGATGMIGDPSGKSDERNLLDEATLNHNVAGIKSVLSRFLDFNSNDKNAPVLVNNYDWMKSFSFIDFARDVGKRITVNYMMAKDSVKKRLSGEEGNVGMSFTEFTYQLIQGYDFYHLHKNLNCKLQMGGSDQWGNITTGTELVRRMNVGDDTAKAYAMTCPLITKADGSKFGKSEGGNVWLDTDKTSVYKFYQFWLNSSDEDAEKYIKIFTFLDKDTIEALIAEHKENPGFRALQKRLAEEVTTFVHSKEELENAEKASGILFSKDFKNEIKQLNENLFLDVFEGVPQAEVSMDKIEAGLDMIAVLAAETDFLASNGEARRALKENSVSVNKDKVTEDYTITKDDLINDKYIVINRGKKTTFIIKAI, encoded by the coding sequence ATGGCTAATGCATTTGTAGAAGAATTAAGATGGAGAGGGATGGTACACGATATCATGCCAGGAACCGAAGCGCAACTGGATAAAGAGATGACCACAGCCTATATTGGTTTTGACCCAACATCAGACTCGTTACACATAGGTAGTTTAGTACCAATAATATTGCTAGTACATTTAAAAAAAGCAGGACATAAACCCGTAGCTTTAGTAGGTGGAGCAACAGGTATGATTGGAGATCCTTCTGGTAAAAGTGACGAGCGTAATTTGTTGGACGAAGCCACACTTAACCATAACGTAGCAGGTATTAAGTCTGTATTGTCTCGTTTTTTAGACTTTAACTCTAACGATAAAAACGCACCAGTTTTAGTTAATAATTATGATTGGATGAAATCGTTTTCATTTATAGATTTTGCGCGTGATGTTGGTAAACGTATTACTGTAAACTACATGATGGCTAAGGATAGCGTTAAAAAACGTCTGTCGGGAGAAGAAGGTAATGTAGGTATGAGTTTTACTGAGTTTACTTACCAATTAATCCAAGGATACGATTTTTACCATTTACACAAAAACCTAAATTGTAAATTACAAATGGGTGGAAGTGATCAGTGGGGAAACATCACCACAGGAACAGAATTAGTAAGACGTATGAATGTTGGTGATGACACAGCTAAAGCTTACGCGATGACCTGTCCTTTAATTACAAAAGCAGACGGAAGTAAATTTGGTAAAAGCGAAGGTGGCAATGTTTGGTTAGATACTGATAAAACCAGTGTATATAAATTCTACCAGTTTTGGCTAAACAGCTCAGACGAAGATGCAGAGAAGTACATCAAAATTTTCACCTTTTTAGATAAAGATACCATTGAGGCTTTAATTGCAGAACATAAAGAAAATCCAGGTTTTAGAGCCTTACAAAAACGATTAGCAGAAGAGGTGACTACTTTTGTACATAGTAAAGAAGAATTAGAAAATGCTGAAAAAGCATCGGGAATATTGTTTAGTAAAGATTTTAAAAATGAAATTAAGCAGCTAAACGAAAATTTATTTTTAGATGTTTTTGAAGGTGTTCCACAAGCCGAAGTGTCTATGGACAAAATCGAAGCTGGTTTAGACATGATTGCTGTATTAGCTGCCGAAACTGATTTTTTAGCCAGTAATGGAGAAGCACGTCGTGCATTAAAAGAAAACTCGGTGTCTGTAAACAAGGATAAAGTAACAGAGGATTACACAATTACTAAAGACGATTTAATTAACGATAAGTACATTGTAATTAACAGAGGTAAAAAAACGACCTTTATTATTAAAGCTATCTAA
- a CDS encoding DUF4296 domain-containing protein — protein sequence MLKQNIVIYIFITLLFVSCYGIEKPKKPENLMSKDKMVDVLVELALVSSAKGINKRELENKGIVPDTFVYRKHKIDSTIFADSNNYYAYDIDEYSQIYKDVRDSLESLRTFYKAEEKKEDKIKQKELKETVKQKLDRVQTPK from the coding sequence ATGTTAAAACAGAACATTGTAATATACATATTTATAACCTTGTTATTTGTGTCTTGTTACGGAATTGAAAAACCAAAAAAACCTGAAAATTTAATGAGTAAGGATAAAATGGTAGATGTTCTGGTAGAATTAGCATTAGTGTCTTCTGCTAAAGGAATTAATAAACGTGAGCTAGAAAATAAAGGGATAGTACCTGATACATTTGTTTACAGAAAACATAAAATTGACAGTACCATATTTGCAGACAGTAATAACTACTATGCATATGACATAGATGAATATTCTCAAATATATAAGGATGTTAGAGATAGTCTAGAAAGTTTAAGGACTTTTTATAAAGCCGAAGAGAAAAAGGAAGACAAAATCAAACAAAAAGAATTAAAAGAAACGGTTAAACAAAAGCTTGATCGCGTGCAAACGCCAAAGTAG